One stretch of Euwallacea similis isolate ESF13 chromosome 6, ESF131.1, whole genome shotgun sequence DNA includes these proteins:
- the LOC136409734 gene encoding uncharacterized protein: MVDDAEFVKRRHLSRGRPRKYDPTPSPTPPHCAQGASSKSPTMNHSPTLYTDHMSANQFMQASMLEDSSLSFLANASMLPGRPRDRSESPPHEHHIRSPMNGGLHIKQELANQEHHIVREPEALHHLIKREMHVDAYDEMEQDQQSENMAEDLTVSSDHGDQTTVLDA; this comes from the exons ATGGTGGATGATGCCGAATTCGTGAAACGTCGCCACCTGTCACGTGGCCGACCACGGAAATATGACCCAACCCCGTCACCTACTCCACCCCACTGCGCACA GGGCGCCTCTTCCAAGAGTCCGACTATGAACCACAGCCCGACGTTGTACACGGATCACATGTCGGCTAACCAG ttcATGCAGGCATCGATGTTAGAGGACAGCAGCCTGTCATTTTTGGCAAACGCCTCGATGCTCCCCGGGAGACCCCGAGATAGGTCAGAGTCCCCCCCTCATGAGCATCATATCAG ATCACCGATGAACGGTGGTTTGCACATAAAACAAGAGTTGGCGAACCAGGAGCACCATATCGTTAGGGAGCCTGAAGCATTGCATCACTTAATCAAGAGAGAGATGCATGTGGATGCTTACGACGAGATGGAACAGGATCAGCAATCGGAAAATATGGCAGAAGATTTAACAGTGTCTTCAGACCATGGCGATCAAACGACCGTGCTAGACGCATAG